Genomic window (Bacillus sp. (in: firmicutes)):
AAGATTGCCAATGATGTTCGCTGGCTTGCAAGTGGGCCTAGATGTGGTATTGGGGAATTAACAATCCCCGCAAATGAACCGGGAAGTTCCATTATGCCTGGGAAAGTGAATCCAACACAAAGTGAAGCGTTGACAATGATTGCCTGCCAAGTCATGGGGAATGATGCCGCCATCGGCTTTGCAGCGAGTCAAGGAAATTTTGAACTGAATGTTTTTAAGCCAGTAATCATTTATAATTTTCTGCAATCAGTGAGGTTATTAGCTGATGGCATTGAATCTTTCCATGACCGTTGTGTTGTAGGCATTGAGGCAAATAAAGATGTTATTGAACATTATTTGCATGATTCATTAATGCTTGTCACAGCATTGAATCCATATATTGGTTATGAGAAGGCCGCAGAAATAGCGAAAAAAGCATTTAAAGAAAACACTACTTTAAAAAATGCCGCTGTAAAATTAGCTTATTTAACTGCCGAACAGTTTGATGAATATATTAATCCAGCGGAGATGATTCATCCGAGGGAATAATTAAACGGCCCCAAGCGATTTGCTTGGGGCCAAGCCATTTATATTAAGTTGAATTAAAATTGACCGTGTGTTCCAGACATTTGTTGTTGTGCCATTGATACTAGGCGCTTCGTAATTTCTCCACCAACAGATCCGTTAGCGCGAGAAGTAGTGTCAGCACCAAGATTAACACCGAATTCTTGAGCGATTTCAATTTTCATTTGATCAAGTGCTTGGGCAACACCAGGAACTAATAATTGGTTACTGTTATTACTATTGTTATTTGCCATTATTATTCACTCCTTAAGAATTTTCTGTGTTGTAAATGGTAGGGTTAGTTGGATTTAAACCAACAGTGTGTGTTAACTGCCTTAATGGCTAACCCTGCGATATTATTCGAAGTTTGTGTGTTGCTTTTGATTTTGTTGCTTCGTTGTATTCTTAAGTTAACCAATTATTTTTTATTTATTAATGGTAATATTTTGAAGATTTTATTTTTGCCAGAGATTTTATGTTGTAGATGTTTAATGACATACACATACTTGTATTAGGTGAATTTCTTTCATAAAGGAGTAAATTAATATTATGTATATATGTCCCTTATGTAATCAACTTGGGCAACAATATTACAAATGTCCAAATTGCCAAAAGGAAATGGAAGATAACGGAAGGTTAATGGATTATTTTGATGACTATAGCGCTTATTTAGATATAGAGGGGATGAAGCTTTTTAATGGCTATCCTAGTGATCAAAAAAATCATCAATGTCCCCATGTTTTTTATTGTTTTAATTGTTCCGAGGAAATAGTTTATTTAATAAACGAGATAGAATATTAATTCGCATTTTTTTTATGAGAATACAGTATTTTATTTCATTCGTTGAAAAAATATTATATAATAATAGTACGTTGTGGGGTAATTTCTAGCATGATTAAAGGTGGTGAGCACGATGGAATATCCTCAAGATATGAAAAACCGCTTAAAACGTATTGAAGGACAAGTTCGTGGAATTCTAAGGATGATGGAAGAAGATAAGGAATGCAGGGAAGTAATAACGCAGTTATCAGCAGTCCGTTCTGCTGTTGACCGGACAATTGGTTATGTTGTTGCCAAAAATTTAGAGCATTGTATCCGAGCCCAAGCGGAAAAAGGGGAAAGTGCGGAAGATGTTATCAATGAAGCTGTACAAATGATTGTGAAAAGTAGATAGTATAAAAAAACTCTCAGCCAAATGTGGCTGGGAGTTTTTTGAAACTAAACTTTAAGTGAACTATTCAAGATTTAGTGGAGGCTCTTCTTCCACTAAATTTCTTGCTTCATCAATGGGTTTTGAAGTTTTTCCGTGTATGACTGTCCCGCCGGCCAAACCTTCGTTGATCATCCGATCTACATCCATAAAATAGCGGTCACGCCCTTCAAATTTGGAATCTTTGTTTTGTGAACTCATCGTCATCCCTCCTTTTCCCCTTAATTTGTGCATAACAATTTCATCTATTCATGTTTTTATATTCAAGAAAAATTTCTACTAAATGATTGAGACCATTTCTGTAAATTTCCAGTTCATCAAATTTCATCGGTTTAGAATTTACATCAAAAATAAAAAACTCCCCATTGATTGTTTTTCCAACATCCATTGAGAACTCTTTTACGCAATCATCACCGAACGCTCTCTCCAATGCCTTTCCTGTACGTGCGGTTAAATCGCGGATGTGCTCAAAATCCTCTGCTGTAGAAATTTCTTCAACTCCGATGATATTTCCCCCTTTTAAAACATGGGTCGTAATGCCGTTTACTTTGCTTTGTCTAATGCCAATTCCGGAAACAAGCCAATTGTTGTTAACATTATGAGCTAAAACACGGTAGTCATAGCTTCGTTCATCACGTTTCATAATTTCTGTCTTTTTCTGCAATATATACTCTCTTTTTAATAATAAAGGATTGATCTTCTTTTCCCAGATGTTTTGGAAAAATGTCGACCCATATATACCGTTATGCCCTTTAATGTGATAGGAATCATCTTCATACTTTGAAAGCACATAGATTCCATTTCCTTTGCTCCCATCATTCGGTTTCAAATAAAGTGAAAGATAGTTGTTTAAATGCCTTTCAAGTTGTTCTTTTGATTGGATTAATTGTGTAAAAGGAAGATGTTTCCTAAGTTTCAAATCCTCTGAAAGGGCTGTATAGATATCCCATTTTTTAAAAAAGTAACTATTAAATATTGGGATGCCTTTTTCTTTACACCAAGCAGAAAAGGCATGAAATTGTTCTGTATTTTCCGATTTTCTGTAGGGGATGCGATTATAAATAACAAGAGGAATCCCATTATAATCGGTAAATACCCAGCCTTTTTTTCTTTTATTAAAAATATAGCCGCCTTTTAAGTGGTTTTCCCGAAATGACAATGTGATCGGAAAGATAATTGCTGTACCACCTTTTTCTGCTAATTTTAATGAAAGATCTTTAAATAACTTAAAGTTTCCTGTTAATGCCGAATGTTTCCCTTCTGTTGTTAAAATACCAATGATAAATTGTTCATTTTCAAGACTTTTATTCTTTTTCATGGAAAAGCACCTCAGGCTCTAAAATAGCCCTTTTTGTTAAATAAATCGCAAATGACATTGGCAGTGCCCTTGATAATTGATCATATTCCTTTAATTTAGGGTGCTTAAAAATAGAACGGCCTGGTTTAGAATTCGCTTCAAAAACCCAAATTTGCCCATTCTTATCAATACCTAAATCAAAACCAATCTCGCCAAGAGTTCCGTTAATTTCTTTTTCTAATATTTCACTCATCGTTAAGACAGCTTGCTCCAACTTTTCAGCCCCATCAGCGGGAATCGGAACTAATTTTTTAATTTCTTCAATTGTTTTTACAATCCCTCCGCTTCCTAAATGAGTTGTAACACTGCCAACACCAGCAACTTTAGCGGCAATGGCGCTCATTTTCCAAACACCAGCATCATCTTTATTCGTATGAATTCGGAAATCGAACGGTTTATTATCAACTTTAATAAGGGCAATCCCTTGTTGGGCAATATACCCTTTAAGGTTTTCGTTGTTGAACTGTGTTTGTAAGAGTGATTCCAAAGACTTAAACTTTCGTAAGTGATTTTTATCATTCTTGCGAAAGCGACAATACAAAGCCTCTCCATCGCTGTCAGCTGCTTTAATGATTTGGTGAATGCCTAAGCCAAGGCTACCATTCATCGGTTTAATATAAATGTTGTGATATTTGTCAAGAAGCTCGCGAATAGAGTTTAAAGTTGGAATCGCGATTGTTTCAGGTAAATAAAGAGTAACTTCAGGATGGGCGCTAAAAATCTCATGTATTTCCCATTTATTGAAAAAGCCGGGATTAAACCAAGGAATTAAATATTCGTTTTGCAATTTATTTTTTATATTTTTTAAAATACTGTGATTTTCAGTTTTACGGTTCGGTAAGCGGTCGTAGACAACGTTTGGAAAAGGGACTTCAATTTGCTTCCAGCCGTCCATACTATGGAAAAAGCCCTTAATTCTACCTGTTTCCCAATTAATATGGTTGGCCCCGAAGACGAATGTAAAAGCACCGACCGTTTTTTCTGTTGAGAGTAATTTAGCAAAAAATAGTGATCGATCACCGATAGGTCTTATCGTGGTGCCGGTAAAACCAGCTGTAAAAATGCCAATTAGTGGACCGAGATGAAGAACACCATCATTGGCAATCACATGAATTTTACTTTCGTAAGGAATTCCGAGCTGTTTCCAAAGTGATTCTGTAATATAAATCGTTTGTGGCTCCTTGGAGCGCTTTATTTCGCAATTGCAAATTTCCGTGCCTAAAGAAATAGTTTTAAAATGGTTAAATGGAGTGTATAAAGATTCTGGGACCCACACATATTCTTTTGATGAATTGGAATGCTTTTTTAAGGAGAATAATTCCATTTAAATCAGCTCCTTCCTTTGAAGTGCAATTTGTTTACAATAATCAATAGGGGCGCTATAGAGAAATTCTTCAATTCCAGGATTTGTTTGCAAAATTGTTTTATGCCCTGGCTTGGAATTTGTGTCAAGAATCCAAGTTGATCCATCTTTAGCAAAACCAATATCGATTCCCAGTTCAAATAAAGGCCGCTCGAAGCTTGCTTCAAGCGCAGTGGGAAGATGGGTTGTAATTGTATTTAAATCATCAAGAAGCAGCTCTCGTTGAGCTTTGTCGAACGACTTTGATTGTAGCCATTCTTCGAATGAATAGGCTGTACCGCCGCCGTGAAGATTTGAAATACAATGTCCTTTTTGGCCTTTGCGAATGCCGCGTCCAAGCTCATGCCAATCATTGTCTTTCTTTTTTTGCAGTAAAATGCGAATATCAAATGGTCTCATTTCTTCATCTAAAAGCGGTAAATATTCTTGGACTAAATACGAATGGCTTCTTACTAGCTGTTTTAACCAATGGCTAAGCCGCTCCTTTTTTGAAAATACTTTATGGATTAAATTTTTATTTCGATGGGTTTGCAGCTCAATTTGCTTTCCTTTCATCATAAGCAAGATAATGCCTCGGCCTTGTGAGCCATTTTCTGGTTTCAGCAAAATTTTTTTATGTTTATTTAATGCCTTAAAAATATCCTCAGAATTTTCCACTTTTCTTGTGATGGGGATATAATATTTAAGCAAAGAATGTGAAGAAAGAGTATTGTAAAGTTTCCATTTGTTTGGCAAGCCATGACCGATAAAAAAAAGATCCTTTCTATTTTTTAACCAATTTACAATTGGTGAGTATTTTTTTATTATCTCTTCCGATGAATAAAAGCAACGGTCATATATAAACGTAGGAATGGGAAAAACGGCTCTATCCCAAGCGTTTGTTGTTGGATTAAATTTAGTACCATGAACATATTCTGTATTTGGGTCAATGTCACCAGGAGAGAAACAAAAAACTTCCATTCCCTGTGACGCTGCTCTTTTTGCGATTTCTATAAAATAACCTTGCTCCGTTTTTTTGTTTAATGTTAAAAATCCAAAGGATAGCATCATTAATTCCTCCTTATTTTTTCCAACTCGAAAGATGAAAACAGTAATTCAGTATTGCTTTAGCGGAAGGCCTTATTTTTGGAGAAAAGCCTTCGGGGTCTTGATTTTTTGAAGGCTTTGTATTGACCTCGATAATCCAAGGCTTTCCATCTTGATCAACAGCAAGGTCTACTCCAAGCTCACCATAAATACCTTCCGCGTTCTGGTCTATAATACTAGAAGCTTCAATGGCAATCTCTTTCAGCAATCGTTCAATTTGGATAATCGTTTTTTTGTCAAAATGATTGTTTAGTGCTTTATTAATTTTAAAGAGCTCTCCTCCTCTCGCAATATTTGAAACAAATTCATTTTTAGAGGAAACTCGCGCGACAATCGAAGTGACTATCCATTCCGTATCACTTTTGCGGTGGCAAAGGAGCCGAAAATCAAGGGGTCGTTCCTCCTCGTACAATAAAAGCTCTAGGCCTTGCTGAATAATGTACCGCTGTTTTTGCAAGCGATGTTTGACTGCATCATATAAAAGGGGAATCGATGAATATTGTTTTGCAATTTCACTAGAAAAAGTTGAATAATCTAAGAAAATACTTTCTTCCTCTGTCTCTATTTTAAAAATATTTTTTCCAAGGCTGCCATGAACGGGTTTCAAGAATAAAAGAATATGTTTGTTCATCATTTCTTCGATTGTTTTTCTGCCATTTACTAGTTTTGTTTCAGGTAAATACGGTAATAAATGCTCATAGCTAGAAAGAACTTCATACACATGCCACTTATTTAAAAAGCGCTCATTGAAATAAGGAATATTGGTCTTATTCAATTCCTGAAAAAAAGCTTGAGCTTTTTCTGAGCGTTCCTTTAAGCGGGAATGGATGCGATTATGGACAACATGAGGGATAGGTAATTTTTCTTTTATCCAGTTTTTATTGGCCGTGCTATACATAAATCCGTTTACACTATCGTTTTGAAAGCTATCATAGTGAAAGACGTAAACAAAAATATGCAGTTCACTTCCATACTTTTGCAATTCCTCAATAAACGTATGAATCGTGCCGAAAGTTTGATGATGAATATAATCCGTAACGATTCCAACAAAAGGTCCGATTTCCCATATACCTTCAGTAGGGTCAATCTTTATTTGGATGTTAAATGGGTCTTTCGGGAGAAGGAGGTCATCAAGTATGGAGACAGGACAATAAATACTGGAATTTTCTATTGCATTTGCAACATGGATTATACAATCTACAACACGTTTTCCCGTTTTTAGCGTTATTTTTTGACCGTTCGTCGTATTTGTTTGCTTCTGTAATTCAGAACTAATTATAATAGTAGAAGATGATTCTGCTTCTTTTTGGTCTTTCGGGAGAATCTGAACTTTAAAAATATTTTTCATAAGGGAACCCTCACATTGCCCATGGGCGTTATGATAAGAGTATCATATGAGAATCGAAGCGTTAGTGTGAGGAATTCGATAAGGAAGGTTGTTATTTAATGAATTTTGTAGGAATGCTTTTGTTTATGGCGATAATCGGAGCGGTCATCGGAGGTGTGACGAACCATCTTGCTATTAAAATGCTGTTTAGGCCGCTTAAACCTATTTATATATGGGGTAAACGCTTGCCGTTTACCCCGGGACTTATTCCGAAACGGCGTCAGGATTTAGCTGTTCAGCTTGGGCGCACGGTCGTTGATCACTTGTTAACTGCCGAAGGGATTCGCAATAAATTTAAAGAGCCACAATTTTTAAATGACTTGGAAGCATGGGCGCAAACAGAGGTTTCAAGAGCTTTGGAAAGTAAAAAAACGCTGTCTGAGTGGTTGGAGGATGTTGGTGTAAGTGGGGTGGAAGAAAGATTAGCGGAAAAATTAAATGCGTTTATTGAAGTGAAATATGAAGAACTAGTCGGGCAAGCTAGGGAAAAAACATTAAGTGAAGCGTTGCCGGAAGGGTTGCTTGTAAAGATTGATTCGAAAATCCCTGAGTTTTCTGCTTACATTTTAAACAAAGGAATTGCTTACTTTGAAAGTAACGAGGGCAGGACCCGCTTAAGCATGATGGTTCAAGATTTCCTCGAAAACCTCGGCTCTTTAGGCAATATGGTACAAATGTTCATTAGCAATGATACGATTGTAAATTCTGTGCAGCCTGAGCTTATTAAATTTCTTAGCCATAAAGGGACAGAAAATATGTTGACACAATTATTGGACCAAGAATGGGATAAGGTGAAAGGCTGGAAGGTTGACATGCTGGAAGAAAAAGTGGGCCGTGATCAGTTTTTGGAATTTTTGAAGAGAAATCTTAATGAACAAATTCCTTATAAAAAATGGCTTCATTCTTCTGTCGAACAAGTAACAGCTTTGTATAAGAAAATGATTCTAGAAATATGGGTGCCGAAAGTTGTTAAAGCAGCCGGTGATTTTGTAGATAATCGCATCGAAGAAGTAATGAAAAGGCTCCATCTCGCTGAAATTGTTCGTAAACAGGTAGAAGCTTTCCCGGTTGAGCGTCTAGAAGTCATCGTTCTTTCAATTTCAAAAAGAGAATTTAAAATGATTACTTATTTAGGCGCTTTGCTTGGCGGATTAATTGGAATTGTGCAAGGATTAATCGTATATTTTGTTGGTTAGGAATATATTTGTTATGATAATAACAACTTTAAGGAGGGACCACGAATGACAAATGTTTATGATGTAGCGTACAGTTTAGAAAAGGCAATTAGGGAAAGTGATGATTTTAAAAGATTAAAACAGCTTGTTAATAGCATCAATAGTAATGAAGCTTCTAAGCGTCT
Coding sequences:
- a CDS encoding alpha/beta-type small acid-soluble spore protein, coding for MANNNSNNSNQLLVPGVAQALDQMKIEIAQEFGVNLGADTTSRANGSVGGEITKRLVSMAQQQMSGTHGQF
- a CDS encoding metal-sensitive transcriptional regulator encodes the protein MEYPQDMKNRLKRIEGQVRGILRMMEEDKECREVITQLSAVRSAVDRTIGYVVAKNLEHCIRAQAEKGESAEDVINEAVQMIVKSR
- a CDS encoding YheC/YheD family protein, whose product is MELFSLKKHSNSSKEYVWVPESLYTPFNHFKTISLGTEICNCEIKRSKEPQTIYITESLWKQLGIPYESKIHVIANDGVLHLGPLIGIFTAGFTGTTIRPIGDRSLFFAKLLSTEKTVGAFTFVFGANHINWETGRIKGFFHSMDGWKQIEVPFPNVVYDRLPNRKTENHSILKNIKNKLQNEYLIPWFNPGFFNKWEIHEIFSAHPEVTLYLPETIAIPTLNSIRELLDKYHNIYIKPMNGSLGLGIHQIIKAADSDGEALYCRFRKNDKNHLRKFKSLESLLQTQFNNENLKGYIAQQGIALIKVDNKPFDFRIHTNKDDAGVWKMSAIAAKVAGVGSVTTHLGSGGIVKTIEEIKKLVPIPADGAEKLEQAVLTMSEILEKEINGTLGEIGFDLGIDKNGQIWVFEANSKPGRSIFKHPKLKEYDQLSRALPMSFAIYLTKRAILEPEVLFHEKE
- a CDS encoding YheC/YheD family protein, which codes for MLSFGFLTLNKKTEQGYFIEIAKRAASQGMEVFCFSPGDIDPNTEYVHGTKFNPTTNAWDRAVFPIPTFIYDRCFYSSEEIIKKYSPIVNWLKNRKDLFFIGHGLPNKWKLYNTLSSHSLLKYYIPITRKVENSEDIFKALNKHKKILLKPENGSQGRGIILLMMKGKQIELQTHRNKNLIHKVFSKKERLSHWLKQLVRSHSYLVQEYLPLLDEEMRPFDIRILLQKKKDNDWHELGRGIRKGQKGHCISNLHGGGTAYSFEEWLQSKSFDKAQRELLLDDLNTITTHLPTALEASFERPLFELGIDIGFAKDGSTWILDTNSKPGHKTILQTNPGIEEFLYSAPIDYCKQIALQRKELI
- a CDS encoding YheC/YheD family protein, with the translated sequence MKNIFKVQILPKDQKEAESSSTIIISSELQKQTNTTNGQKITLKTGKRVVDCIIHVANAIENSSIYCPVSILDDLLLPKDPFNIQIKIDPTEGIWEIGPFVGIVTDYIHHQTFGTIHTFIEELQKYGSELHIFVYVFHYDSFQNDSVNGFMYSTANKNWIKEKLPIPHVVHNRIHSRLKERSEKAQAFFQELNKTNIPYFNERFLNKWHVYEVLSSYEHLLPYLPETKLVNGRKTIEEMMNKHILLFLKPVHGSLGKNIFKIETEEESIFLDYSTFSSEIAKQYSSIPLLYDAVKHRLQKQRYIIQQGLELLLYEEERPLDFRLLCHRKSDTEWIVTSIVARVSSKNEFVSNIARGGELFKINKALNNHFDKKTIIQIERLLKEIAIEASSIIDQNAEGIYGELGVDLAVDQDGKPWIIEVNTKPSKNQDPEGFSPKIRPSAKAILNYCFHLSSWKK
- a CDS encoding DUF445 domain-containing protein, translating into MNFVGMLLFMAIIGAVIGGVTNHLAIKMLFRPLKPIYIWGKRLPFTPGLIPKRRQDLAVQLGRTVVDHLLTAEGIRNKFKEPQFLNDLEAWAQTEVSRALESKKTLSEWLEDVGVSGVEERLAEKLNAFIEVKYEELVGQAREKTLSEALPEGLLVKIDSKIPEFSAYILNKGIAYFESNEGRTRLSMMVQDFLENLGSLGNMVQMFISNDTIVNSVQPELIKFLSHKGTENMLTQLLDQEWDKVKGWKVDMLEEKVGRDQFLEFLKRNLNEQIPYKKWLHSSVEQVTALYKKMILEIWVPKVVKAAGDFVDNRIEEVMKRLHLAEIVRKQVEAFPVERLEVIVLSISKREFKMITYLGALLGGLIGIVQGLIVYFVG